The following are encoded in a window of Chryseobacterium sp. genomic DNA:
- a CDS encoding M23 family metallopeptidase has product MYRLKHAIFLLIILMTVTSCEGLKESVSRLFETSARANYERQFSGPDSLMTQWKKEFSLAGANSLEVADGFTFTAFSAANHLYAYGYSLPLTQGDELRITLSGHHPDTKFFIDVYSVDSSAEAPESELLKNGFFAKVMERTGVYRVIIQPEIMHQGDFTVSIYTQPSLGFPVARKGNKDAQSFWGAARDSGARSHEGVDIFAPRGTPVVAVTDGYITRTGNSGLGGKQVWQRDAMFGYSYYYAHLDSIIATDGRQVKASDTIGLVGSTGNAEGGAPHLHFGIYGSGGAVDPYPFIRKRAVPSKSEAARPPGNSLEAGTNIRLGPGTEYGIAKTTSESSAVQVLAGNGKWYHIRLKDRSEGFVTVSGFR; this is encoded by the coding sequence ATGTACAGACTGAAACACGCCATCTTTCTGCTGATTATTCTGATGACCGTCACCTCCTGTGAAGGACTGAAGGAGTCGGTGAGCAGGCTTTTTGAGACGTCGGCGCGTGCAAACTATGAAAGGCAGTTTTCCGGCCCGGACAGTCTGATGACGCAGTGGAAAAAAGAGTTTTCCCTGGCAGGTGCAAACAGCCTTGAAGTCGCAGACGGTTTTACTTTTACAGCATTTTCAGCTGCTAATCACCTGTACGCCTATGGATATTCACTGCCGCTCACTCAGGGAGATGAATTAAGGATAACGCTGAGCGGTCACCATCCCGACACTAAGTTTTTTATTGATGTCTACAGCGTGGATTCTTCAGCCGAAGCTCCGGAAAGTGAGCTCCTTAAAAACGGGTTCTTTGCCAAAGTTATGGAACGAACAGGGGTTTACAGGGTAATTATTCAGCCTGAAATTATGCATCAGGGTGATTTTACAGTCAGTATTTACACACAGCCTTCACTTGGTTTTCCGGTGGCCAGGAAGGGTAATAAAGATGCGCAAAGCTTTTGGGGTGCCGCACGTGACAGCGGCGCACGTAGCCATGAAGGTGTGGATATCTTTGCTCCGCGCGGTACACCTGTTGTTGCGGTGACAGACGGATACATCACCCGCACCGGAAATTCCGGCCTGGGCGGTAAGCAGGTTTGGCAGCGCGACGCTATGTTTGGTTATTCTTACTATTATGCTCACCTGGACAGCATTATCGCAACTGACGGCAGGCAGGTGAAAGCAAGCGACACTATCGGCCTGGTGGGCAGCACCGGCAATGCGGAAGGCGGGGCGCCGCATCTGCATTTCGGTATTTACGGCAGTGGTGGAGCGGTAGATCCGTATCCCTTCATACGGAAAAGAGCTGTGCCGTCCAAAAGTGAAGCCGCCAGGCCTCCGGGAAATTCTTTGGAAGCCGGGACCAATATCCGGCTTGGACCGGGAACAGAATACGGTATTGCTAAAACTACTTCGGAATCCTCAGCCGTGCAGGTATTGGCCGGAAACGGAAAATGGTACCATATCAGGTTAAAGGACCGCAGCGAAGGTTTCGTTACTGTTTCCGG
- a CDS encoding helicase-related protein, whose protein sequence is MKIINNQETLLINELKNSITYDTEVFVATSYFSILAIYELLSSFQDASKIHILLDNRYILEDSRFSYDEEEYKSFYDLTSKFKADKVLSLLKDKVEIREGSVGGQKFILTVEKNITNYFMMVPNDLNLKTLGIEKSSSPMLLTNIIDDKNQFLSIFENAWSTSKKDAKQKVISLIEKTAKIYSPEKLYKFTLNNIFQNKTFDEIAEQRLNKTGFKSSVVWNMLYNFQKDAVLGAIEKIESFGGCIIADSVGLGKTFEALAIMKYYNLRNDRILVLCPKKLRENWVIYSMISDVRNILAKDRMNFDVLNHTDLSRESGISGLINLATINWGNYDLVVIDESHNFRNNNPRKNTIGRYQRLMDDIIKAGVKTKVLMLSATPVNTRMNDIKNQIAFITEQEDDLLLDYGIESIDTSLRIAQQKFNGWLKANRSQTGNRDGLVNALNGDYFKILDLLTIARSRKHIEKYYDTSDIGKFPERLKPITIHTDFDLSKTFPQMGEVNMLLNDLDLKFYSPLSFVRDDKREMYEKKYDYTTKTGSVFSQLDRENSLIHLMRVNLLKRLESSVHSFTLTINTLLKQVNDLLARIEKIDTDEYYSNDLDIGNLDADDDRLDDLLIGGKIKVLLSDLDLLKFKESLSDDQRKLEELYAMAAVVDAARDAKLKDLLHKIEEKLANPINEGNKKVIVFSAFADTVKYLYKALSDDLKNEHGVFSALITGSDENKSNMPHTKMDLNSLLINFSPLSKKRETIFPNENNQIDILFCTDCISEGQNLQDCDYLVNYDIHWNPVRIIQRFGRIDRIGSKNDKIQLVNFFPNLDLDSYIDLIARVKGRMQLLDTSATGDENIIDETDDQKQDLDYRKKQMLQLQNQVLDLEDIEGGISITDFTFNDFKIDADRITAEERAVLNALPKAIFSIVENNLDEGKTGVIFCFREMGTEDAKAKLHNNILYPYSLCFIADDGSVFIPSENPKKCLDFYKKLCAGQKDILPQLISSFNQQTKSGKYMDTYRTLMNAALTHLHGVDAEVGINTLALPGISQLSKNDIEYDAELISFLIVK, encoded by the coding sequence TTGAAAATAATTAACAATCAGGAAACACTTCTTATCAATGAGCTAAAAAACAGCATCACATACGATACTGAAGTTTTCGTCGCAACATCCTATTTTTCCATTCTTGCTATTTATGAACTGCTGTCAAGCTTCCAGGATGCTTCAAAAATCCACATCCTACTAGACAATAGATATATTTTAGAAGATTCGAGGTTTTCATATGATGAAGAAGAATATAAATCGTTTTATGACTTAACATCAAAGTTTAAGGCAGACAAAGTATTGAGTCTCTTAAAAGATAAGGTAGAAATTAGGGAGGGTTCTGTTGGAGGCCAGAAATTTATTCTCACTGTAGAAAAGAATATAACCAACTATTTCATGATGGTTCCTAATGACCTGAACCTAAAAACGTTGGGTATTGAGAAATCCTCCTCCCCAATGTTGCTAACCAATATCATTGATGATAAAAATCAGTTCTTATCGATATTTGAAAATGCATGGTCAACGAGTAAAAAAGATGCTAAGCAAAAGGTAATATCTTTAATAGAAAAAACAGCTAAAATTTATTCCCCGGAAAAACTATACAAATTCACGCTCAATAATATCTTTCAGAATAAAACATTTGATGAGATTGCGGAGCAGCGATTAAATAAAACCGGGTTTAAAAGTTCAGTAGTTTGGAATATGCTCTACAATTTCCAAAAAGATGCAGTCTTGGGCGCCATCGAGAAGATTGAAAGTTTCGGAGGTTGTATCATAGCGGATAGCGTTGGTCTGGGTAAAACTTTTGAAGCGTTGGCGATCATGAAGTATTATAATCTCCGTAACGACCGAATACTGGTGCTCTGTCCTAAAAAGCTGCGCGAGAATTGGGTGATATACAGCATGATTTCAGATGTGCGAAATATTCTTGCTAAGGACCGAATGAACTTTGATGTACTAAATCATACTGATCTCTCACGGGAGAGTGGTATTTCAGGGTTGATTAATTTAGCAACAATTAATTGGGGAAATTATGACTTAGTGGTAATTGATGAAAGCCACAATTTTAGAAATAATAATCCGCGTAAAAACACAATTGGTCGATATCAGCGACTGATGGACGATATCATTAAAGCAGGTGTAAAAACTAAAGTCCTGATGCTCTCAGCCACACCGGTAAATACCAGAATGAATGATATCAAAAATCAAATCGCTTTCATTACGGAGCAGGAAGATGATTTGCTTTTGGATTACGGCATCGAAAGTATTGATACTTCATTGCGCATCGCCCAACAGAAATTCAACGGCTGGTTAAAAGCAAATCGCAGTCAGACTGGTAATCGCGATGGCTTGGTGAACGCATTGAATGGTGATTATTTTAAAATCTTAGATCTTTTAACAATAGCGCGTTCGCGTAAACACATTGAAAAATACTACGATACGTCAGATATCGGAAAGTTTCCGGAAAGATTAAAGCCAATTACAATTCATACAGATTTTGACCTTAGTAAAACTTTTCCTCAAATGGGCGAAGTGAATATGTTACTTAATGACCTTGATCTGAAATTTTACTCTCCTCTGTCGTTTGTTAGAGATGATAAGCGTGAGATGTACGAAAAAAAATACGATTACACCACCAAAACAGGTTCGGTATTTTCCCAGCTCGACCGGGAAAACAGCTTAATCCACCTTATGCGTGTCAATCTGCTTAAGCGTTTGGAGAGTTCTGTTCATTCTTTCACCCTCACTATAAATACATTGCTGAAACAGGTGAATGACTTGCTCGCCCGCATTGAAAAAATAGATACTGATGAGTACTATTCTAACGATTTAGACATCGGAAATTTAGATGCTGATGATGATCGTTTAGATGATTTATTAATTGGGGGCAAGATAAAAGTACTCCTGAGTGATTTAGATTTACTCAAATTCAAAGAAAGTCTCTCAGATGATCAGCGGAAATTAGAGGAACTTTACGCAATGGCCGCCGTAGTGGATGCTGCTCGGGATGCGAAATTGAAAGATTTGCTCCATAAAATTGAAGAGAAACTGGCAAACCCCATTAATGAAGGAAATAAGAAAGTGATTGTTTTTTCTGCCTTTGCAGATACGGTGAAATATTTATATAAAGCATTGTCTGATGATTTAAAAAATGAACATGGGGTATTCTCTGCCTTGATAACAGGAAGCGATGAGAATAAATCGAATATGCCGCACACTAAAATGGATCTCAATTCACTGTTGATTAATTTCTCACCACTTTCTAAAAAAAGAGAAACTATTTTTCCTAATGAAAACAACCAGATTGATATCCTCTTTTGTACAGACTGTATTTCGGAGGGTCAGAATCTTCAGGATTGTGACTATCTGGTTAATTACGACATACACTGGAATCCCGTTAGAATTATTCAGCGTTTCGGTCGCATCGATCGTATCGGCTCCAAAAACGATAAAATTCAGTTGGTAAACTTCTTCCCTAATCTCGATCTGGACAGTTATATTGATCTCATTGCCAGGGTTAAAGGCAGGATGCAGCTGTTGGATACTTCTGCTACAGGCGATGAAAATATTATTGATGAAACCGATGACCAAAAGCAGGATTTAGACTACCGCAAAAAACAAATGCTACAGCTCCAAAACCAGGTTTTGGATTTGGAAGATATCGAAGGCGGCATTTCAATTACCGACTTTACCTTTAATGATTTTAAAATAGATGCGGACCGAATTACAGCAGAAGAACGTGCTGTATTAAATGCCCTCCCAAAAGCCATCTTTTCCATTGTTGAAAATAACCTTGATGAAGGAAAAACAGGTGTGATTTTTTGCTTTCGTGAGATGGGTACTGAAGATGCTAAGGCCAAATTACACAATAACATTTTATATCCCTATTCTTTGTGTTTTATTGCAGACGATGGTTCGGTTTTCATCCCTTCGGAGAATCCGAAGAAATGTTTGGATTTCTATAAAAAGTTATGTGCCGGCCAAAAAGATATTTTACCCCAGCTAATTTCCTCATTTAATCAGCAGACCAAGAGCGGAAAATACATGGACACTTACCGTACACTCATGAATGCTGCCCTGACTCATTTGCATGGCGTAGATGCCGAGGTCGGAATAAACACCCTGGCGTTGCCCGGAATATCCCAGCTGTCTAAAAATGACATAGAATACGATGCGGAATTAATCTCCTTCTTAATCGTTAAGTAA
- a CDS encoding DUF4391 domain-containing protein has product MEFIPFISSVFALPATAVNIQKLPKTFFYKSFDLLPSEKKMIEDPAILEQFEILSLINPRSANIPAVHTEEETYDEIIFLLVKTSSLHFESHKTRIAEVLHKYIPNHLMVVVYGDDKMLLSIAEKRINQNDNTKRIITQVYCTENINWPNPVTQHQLFLEKLAFHEANTFNLQQYYQYFIQCFSGLLLTESTGQFRLRSFERSKQDVAVMNQIQELNNQIIALQNQAKKQKQMYEMVTLNTMVAENRAAIKKLRDSLEN; this is encoded by the coding sequence ATGGAGTTTATACCTTTCATTTCTTCCGTTTTTGCCTTGCCGGCTACTGCTGTTAACATACAGAAGCTACCTAAAACTTTTTTCTACAAAAGTTTCGATTTGCTGCCTTCGGAAAAGAAAATGATCGAGGATCCGGCCATTCTTGAGCAGTTCGAAATATTATCATTGATTAATCCACGATCAGCTAATATTCCCGCGGTTCATACAGAAGAAGAAACCTATGACGAAATCATTTTTCTGTTGGTCAAAACTTCTTCACTACATTTTGAAAGTCATAAAACCAGGATTGCCGAAGTATTGCATAAATACATTCCCAACCATCTAATGGTAGTTGTGTATGGCGACGATAAAATGTTGCTCTCCATAGCGGAAAAGAGGATCAATCAAAATGATAACACCAAAAGAATAATAACCCAGGTATATTGTACAGAAAATATCAATTGGCCCAACCCTGTTACTCAACATCAGTTATTTTTAGAAAAGCTGGCCTTTCATGAAGCCAATACCTTCAATCTGCAGCAGTATTATCAATACTTTATACAGTGCTTCTCAGGGCTGCTGCTTACCGAATCCACTGGTCAGTTCAGATTAAGATCATTTGAAAGAAGTAAACAGGATGTGGCGGTAATGAATCAAATTCAGGAACTGAACAACCAAATAATTGCCTTACAAAATCAGGCAAAAAAACAAAAACAAATGTACGAAATGGTTACATTAAATACCATGGTCGCGGAGAATAGAGCTGCAATTAAAAAGCTTCGTGACTCACTCGAAAATTAA
- a CDS encoding Abi family protein — protein sequence MNYHKPFVSVSDQIKNLQSRGLTVNDPAKAASYLSNISYYRLRAYTYPFQDNNDPTHPFIIPVSFEDIIKLYVFDRQFRLFVLDAVEKIEISIRTQIIYNWARNHGSHWHCDGTLYRNSVQFARDFTRLQQEVDRSVETFIGHYKTTYTNPHEPPCWMSLEVTSFGLLSLIFRNLKMGAEKKAVTKYYGLGKVDILENWMHAFSNIRNVCAHHSRMWNRRLTAHITIPNHTVNPFITNKNILPYKIYAALCGMKYILDTISPGNSFAKRLKDLMQTCPLAQEKEMGFPTDWKTESFWN from the coding sequence ATGAACTACCATAAACCATTTGTTTCCGTTTCCGACCAAATTAAGAACTTGCAGTCCCGGGGATTGACGGTCAATGATCCTGCAAAAGCGGCGTCTTACCTTTCCAACATCAGTTATTATCGGTTACGGGCCTATACGTATCCCTTTCAGGACAATAATGATCCCACTCATCCTTTTATAATTCCGGTTTCTTTTGAAGACATTATTAAACTCTATGTCTTTGACCGCCAGTTTAGGCTCTTTGTTTTAGATGCAGTAGAGAAAATTGAAATCTCAATCCGCACGCAGATCATCTATAACTGGGCAAGGAACCACGGCAGTCACTGGCATTGCGATGGAACACTGTATCGCAATTCCGTGCAGTTCGCAAGAGACTTTACCCGCTTGCAGCAGGAAGTGGATAGAAGTGTTGAGACATTTATAGGTCATTATAAAACTACCTATACAAATCCTCACGAACCACCGTGTTGGATGAGTCTTGAAGTAACGAGCTTTGGCCTCCTCTCACTCATATTCAGGAATCTCAAAATGGGCGCGGAAAAAAAAGCAGTGACTAAATATTACGGTTTAGGAAAGGTGGATATCCTGGAGAACTGGATGCATGCCTTCAGTAACATCCGCAATGTTTGTGCACACCACAGCAGAATGTGGAACCGCAGACTCACAGCACATATTACCATACCCAATCATACGGTTAATCCGTTTATCACAAATAAAAACATTTTACCCTATAAAATTTATGCTGCCTTATGTGGCATGAAATACATCTTGGATACCATAAGTCCGGGCAATTCCTTTGCGAAACGGCTCAAAGACTTAATGCAAACCTGTCCGCTAGCCCAGGAAAAGGAAATGGGTTTTCCTACTGATTGGAAAACTGAAAGCTTTTGGAATTAA
- a CDS encoding DUF262 domain-containing protein has translation MDIVKEPIINLFSTGKNQYIIPFFQRPYVWKIEDCENLYEDFIQTLETSNKNPLKEHFIGTVITKPNPASRASSAKFDLIDGQQRLTTFALAIKALANSVDTSQENAQHLYNNINNALSYIDSFGKQHFRIVHNRIDSSYFNKVMASDADTIFDEEEGRSKIIDNYRFFAKNFKSLSNFEIDEFNEVIQGKFSAISMVLDAHDDEQEIFDTINSLGVKLTTSELLKNFVFNNDYTKDLYKEFWEDVFESDEETIKFWNTKKTAGRVYRENIDVLLYCFLLIETQKDVSLEHLFKDYKSWLSIKSDKEKENFLKKLKSYAEVYTTFPTGTELNNLNFSDYEKRFFHVIENLNITTIFPLVLFIYDQEKNNQERLNCLQLLESYLVRRNIAKLTTKNYNNLFISIIKGLADREEKSVFESLKETVYGYKDETNRFPSDEDLETAFANNVLSNQHAKETLFTIALYQINTVLHDVTALSSNSFSVEHMMPKQWQANWNKVMTPEEKNIRNQKLLTLGNLTIITKNLNSKLRNSSWSIKRNVLQENSAIPLTTKYTSLDQWDEASIAQRATDLYDIAVKIWKK, from the coding sequence ATGGATATTGTAAAAGAACCAATAATTAATCTTTTCAGCACAGGAAAAAACCAATATATCATTCCTTTCTTTCAAAGACCTTATGTCTGGAAAATTGAGGACTGCGAAAACTTATACGAAGATTTCATACAGACTTTGGAAACCTCAAACAAGAATCCCCTGAAAGAACACTTTATTGGAACAGTTATTACAAAGCCTAATCCTGCCAGTAGAGCCTCAAGCGCTAAATTTGATCTCATTGACGGGCAGCAGCGATTAACAACATTTGCATTGGCTATTAAGGCCTTGGCAAACTCAGTAGACACTTCGCAGGAAAACGCGCAGCATCTTTACAATAATATTAATAATGCGCTATCGTATATAGATTCCTTTGGTAAACAGCATTTCCGAATAGTACATAATAGAATAGACAGTTCATATTTCAATAAGGTGATGGCTTCCGATGCTGATACAATTTTTGATGAAGAAGAAGGAAGAAGCAAGATCATTGATAATTACAGATTTTTTGCCAAAAACTTTAAATCACTTTCCAATTTTGAAATCGATGAATTCAACGAAGTGATACAGGGAAAGTTTTCTGCCATCAGCATGGTATTGGATGCACACGACGATGAACAGGAAATTTTTGATACCATAAATTCTCTCGGAGTAAAATTGACGACATCAGAGCTTTTGAAAAATTTTGTTTTCAATAATGATTATACCAAGGACCTTTATAAAGAATTTTGGGAAGATGTTTTCGAATCCGACGAAGAAACAATTAAATTCTGGAATACCAAAAAGACTGCAGGCCGTGTTTACCGGGAAAATATCGACGTTTTATTGTACTGTTTTCTGTTGATTGAAACCCAGAAAGACGTTTCATTAGAGCACCTCTTCAAAGATTATAAATCTTGGTTGAGCATTAAATCTGATAAGGAAAAGGAAAACTTTCTTAAAAAGTTGAAATCTTATGCCGAAGTGTATACCACTTTTCCAACCGGTACCGAACTCAATAACCTGAACTTTTCAGACTACGAAAAAAGATTTTTCCACGTCATTGAAAATCTGAATATTACTACAATATTCCCTCTGGTTTTGTTCATCTACGATCAGGAAAAAAACAATCAGGAAAGATTAAACTGCCTGCAGCTTTTGGAGAGCTACCTGGTAAGAAGAAATATAGCCAAACTCACTACGAAAAACTATAATAATCTGTTTATTTCCATTATTAAAGGTCTAGCCGACAGAGAGGAAAAATCAGTTTTTGAATCGCTCAAAGAAACCGTATATGGGTACAAGGACGAAACAAACCGCTTCCCGTCGGATGAAGATTTAGAAACCGCATTTGCAAACAATGTACTGAGTAATCAGCATGCAAAGGAAACTTTATTTACCATTGCGCTCTATCAGATCAATACGGTCCTTCATGATGTTACGGCTTTAAGTTCCAACAGTTTCTCCGTAGAGCATATGATGCCTAAACAATGGCAGGCAAACTGGAATAAGGTTATGACACCTGAAGAAAAAAACATACGAAATCAAAAATTGCTTACATTGGGCAACCTTACAATAATTACTAAAAACCTGAACAGCAAATTGCGAAACAGTTCCTGGAGTATAAAGCGAAACGTATTGCAGGAAAACTCTGCAATTCCTCTTACCACAAAATATACGTCGTTGGATCAATGGGATGAAGCTTCAATCGCTCAGCGAGCTACTGACCTGTATGATATTGCTGTAAAAATCTGGAAAAAATAA
- a CDS encoding site-specific DNA-methyltransferase, producing the protein MNKITSLTSEDLVAQNIATLKQLFPTIVKEGEIDFKELESLLKNDLVEGDEYYRFTWAGKSQARLEANKPSTATLRPDKESSKNWDTTKNIFIEGDNLEVLKLLQKSYANRIKMIYIDPPYNTGKDFVYMDNYADNLQNYLDITGQTDAQGKKTSTNTESDGRYHSNWLNMMYPRLRLARNLLTDDGVIFISIDDNEVHNLRKLCDEVFGEENFVECLKWKRKKQPSFLARHTAKVMEYVLIYAKSFNKLEKLSIEGTSDSTKKVVNLTNQYSERFFKKGVMVKSGGSGIIKKGKYQIKTMTVEYLDDVIYEEGFTTNDVSVFAQFSVSQEKIDNYIDEKLLFITINNGLRRDVSEEEIGKKKSITDLLLDWGDNQDSDNEMKEIFEEKYFDYTKPLKFMYNLSKSSDTENNIILDFFAGSGTTAHAVMQLNAEDGGNRKCISVQLPELTDESSEAFKAGYTNIAEITKERIRRAGEKIVNAEKENLQKAEAELSAENAKAIKDENLIEELASKIQNLKSKIQNLDIGFKAFKLDSSNIRPWDGNPENLEDQLFTYAENIKENRTEEDILFEVLLKYGLDLTVPIEEKAVAGKTVYNIGAGTMFICLADNITPEISEAIGQWKEELQPAISRVIFKDSGFATDKDKTNAVQILKRFGVEEANSI; encoded by the coding sequence ATGAACAAAATCACCTCCCTTACCTCCGAAGACCTGGTAGCCCAGAATATTGCCACCCTCAAACAGCTGTTTCCCACGATTGTAAAAGAAGGCGAAATAGATTTCAAAGAACTGGAATCTTTGCTTAAAAACGATCTGGTAGAAGGCGACGAATACTACCGCTTCACCTGGGCAGGCAAATCACAGGCACGCCTGGAAGCCAATAAACCCAGCACCGCCACTTTGCGTCCCGATAAAGAAAGCAGTAAAAACTGGGACACCACCAAAAATATCTTTATAGAAGGCGACAATCTGGAGGTGCTGAAACTTTTGCAGAAATCTTACGCCAACCGCATTAAGATGATTTATATAGACCCGCCTTACAATACGGGGAAAGATTTTGTGTACATGGATAACTATGCCGACAACCTGCAGAACTATCTGGACATTACCGGCCAAACCGATGCACAAGGAAAAAAAACCAGCACCAATACCGAAAGCGACGGCCGCTACCACAGCAATTGGCTCAATATGATGTACCCGCGATTGCGATTAGCAAGAAACCTGCTTACCGACGACGGCGTTATTTTTATCTCTATTGATGATAATGAGGTTCATAATCTAAGAAAATTATGTGATGAAGTTTTTGGGGAGGAGAACTTTGTAGAATGTTTAAAATGGAAAAGAAAAAAGCAACCTTCTTTTTTAGCAAGGCATACTGCAAAAGTTATGGAGTACGTCTTAATTTACGCAAAGTCTTTTAACAAACTTGAAAAACTTTCAATTGAAGGAACCTCAGATTCAACTAAGAAGGTTGTAAATCTTACAAATCAATATTCAGAAAGATTTTTTAAGAAGGGTGTAATGGTTAAATCAGGTGGTTCAGGTATTATTAAAAAAGGTAAATATCAAATAAAAACAATGACAGTTGAATATTTAGATGATGTGATTTATGAGGAAGGTTTTACAACAAATGATGTCAGCGTTTTTGCTCAGTTTTCAGTCTCTCAAGAAAAGATTGATAACTATATCGATGAAAAATTATTATTTATTACTATTAACAATGGTTTGCGAAGAGATGTTAGTGAAGAAGAAATTGGCAAAAAAAAATCAATAACTGATTTGCTATTGGATTGGGGAGATAATCAAGATAGCGATAATGAGATGAAAGAAATTTTTGAAGAGAAATATTTTGATTATACAAAACCTCTTAAATTTATGTACAATTTATCGAAATCTTCTGATACTGAAAATAATATTATTCTTGACTTCTTTGCCGGTTCCGGAACCACCGCTCACGCCGTAATGCAACTGAACGCAGAAGACGGCGGAAACAGGAAATGTATTTCGGTCCAGTTGCCGGAACTTACAGACGAAAGTTCCGAAGCTTTTAAAGCCGGTTACACCAACATTGCAGAAATTACCAAAGAACGCATCCGCCGCGCCGGAGAAAAAATTGTAAATGCAGAAAAAGAAAACCTGCAAAAAGCAGAAGCAGAACTTTCTGCAGAAAACGCCAAAGCCATTAAAGACGAAAACCTTATAGAAGAATTGGCATCTAAAATCCAAAATCTAAAATCCAAAATCCAAAATTTAGATATTGGTTTCAAGGCCTTCAAACTCGACAGCAGCAACATCCGCCCCTGGGACGGCAACCCCGAAAATCTGGAAGACCAGCTCTTCACCTACGCCGAAAACATCAAAGAAAACCGCACAGAAGAAGACATCCTCTTTGAAGTGCTCCTGAAATATGGTTTAGACCTTACCGTTCCCATTGAAGAAAAAGCCGTGGCCGGAAAAACCGTGTACAACATTGGCGCCGGAACCATGTTCATCTGCCTCGCAGATAACATTACCCCGGAGATTTCCGAAGCCATTGGCCAGTGGAAAGAAGAACTGCAGCCCGCCATTTCCCGCGTCATCTTCAAAGACAGCGGCTTCGCCACAGACAAAGATAAAACCAACGCCGTGCAGATCCTTAAACGCTTTGGTGTAGAAGAAGCGAACAGTATTTAA
- a CDS encoding BRO family protein, which translates to MNDIKVFEDKKVRSHYDMETEVWFFSLVDIVAALTDSANPTDYLKKIRKRDVELNSYIGTNCPQVPMLVNGKNRKTLAGNAEHIFRLIQAIPSPKAEPFKQWLAKVGYERLQEIQDPSLSIDRARENWQKIGRSEKWIQQRMTGQETRNKLTDYWKNSGVTEQKEFAALTNIIHQEWTGLSVKKHKDLKGLKSQNLRDHMSEAELIFTALAELSTRQIAEKDQSEGFLQNAVAGKKGGAVAKNARKELEQQTGKNAITGQNFLPPKKQKKDKP; encoded by the coding sequence ATGAATGATATAAAAGTTTTTGAAGATAAAAAAGTCCGTAGCCATTACGACATGGAAACAGAAGTTTGGTTTTTCTCTTTGGTCGATATTGTTGCGGCGCTTACCGATAGTGCAAATCCTACTGACTACCTTAAGAAAATACGGAAAAGGGACGTTGAACTTAATTCCTACATAGGGACAAATTGTCCCCAGGTACCAATGTTGGTGAATGGCAAAAATAGAAAAACACTTGCAGGCAATGCAGAACATATATTTCGATTAATACAGGCTATCCCATCACCAAAAGCAGAACCCTTTAAACAGTGGCTGGCAAAGGTGGGCTACGAAAGACTGCAGGAAATTCAGGATCCATCCTTAAGCATAGATCGCGCACGCGAAAACTGGCAAAAGATAGGCAGAAGCGAGAAATGGATTCAGCAAAGGATGACCGGACAGGAAACCCGAAATAAACTGACCGATTACTGGAAAAATTCCGGGGTTACCGAACAAAAAGAATTTGCCGCCCTCACCAATATTATTCATCAGGAGTGGACCGGCCTTTCTGTAAAGAAACACAAAGACCTTAAAGGGCTTAAATCTCAGAATCTTCGTGACCACATGTCAGAAGCCGAACTCATTTTTACCGCACTGGCAGAACTCTCCACAAGACAGATTGCTGAGAAAGATCAGTCCGAAGGTTTTTTGCAGAATGCAGTGGCAGGTAAAAAAGGAGGTGCGGTGGCAAAAAATGCCCGAAAAGAACTCGAGCAGCAAACAGGTAAGAATGCGATTACAGGTCAGAATTTTCTGCCTCCTAAAAAACAGAAGAAAGACAAGCCCTAA